In Corynebacterium guangdongense, one DNA window encodes the following:
- the infC gene encoding translation initiation factor IF-3: MTYCLLEENHISAEARINERIRVPEVRLVGPSGEQVGIVRTDDARKLAYDADLDLVEVAPNAKPPVAKIMDYGKYKYELAQKARESRKNQQQTVVKEQKFRPKIDDHDYETKKNNVIRFLEKGNKVKVTIMFRGREQSRPELGYRLLERLADEIAEYGTVEARPKQDGRNMTMVIGPTRGKGKK, encoded by the coding sequence ATAACATACTGTCTACTTGAGGAGAATCACATCAGCGCTGAAGCTCGCATTAATGAGCGAATTCGTGTTCCGGAGGTCCGCCTGGTCGGTCCTTCGGGCGAACAGGTCGGTATCGTCCGCACGGACGATGCGCGCAAGCTTGCCTACGACGCCGACCTTGACCTGGTGGAGGTGGCCCCCAACGCCAAGCCACCGGTCGCCAAGATCATGGACTACGGCAAGTACAAGTACGAGCTGGCCCAGAAGGCCCGCGAGTCGCGCAAGAACCAGCAGCAGACTGTGGTCAAGGAGCAGAAGTTCCGTCCCAAGATCGACGATCACGATTACGAGACGAAGAAGAACAATGTTATCCGCTTCCTGGAAAAGGGTAACAAGGTCAAGGTGACCATCATGTTCCGTGGCCGTGAGCAGTCGCGTCCGGAGCTGGGCTACCGCCTGCTGGAGCGACTGGCCGATGAGATCGCCGAATACGGCACCGTCGAGGCCAGGCCGAAGCAGGACGGCCGCAACATGACCATGGTCATCGGTCCGACCCGCGGCAAGGGCAAAAAGTAG
- the rpmI gene encoding 50S ribosomal protein L35, which yields MKVKTHKGTAKRIKKTGAGKLRREQAGRRHLLEGKASTRTRRLKGTVDVAKADTKRMRRLLNEA from the coding sequence ATGAAGGTCAAGACCCACAAGGGCACCGCCAAGCGAATCAAGAAGACCGGCGCCGGCAAGCTGCGTCGCGAGCAGGCCGGCCGTCGCCACCTCCTCGAGGGTAAGGCGTCCACCCGTACCCGCCGTCTGAAGGGCACCGTCGACGTGGCCAAGGCTGACACCAAGCGCATGCGTCGACTGCTCAACGAAGCCTAA
- the rplT gene encoding 50S ribosomal protein L20 — MARVKRSVNAKKKRRAILKSAKGYRGQRSRLYRKAKEQWLHSMTYAYRDRRQKKREFRKLWIQRINAAARMNDITYNRLIHGLKLAEIDVDRKILAELAVSDFAAFSALCEAAKAALPEDVNAPKVAA; from the coding sequence GTGGCACGTGTCAAGCGTTCAGTCAACGCCAAGAAGAAGCGCCGCGCGATCCTGAAGTCCGCCAAGGGCTATCGCGGCCAGCGCTCCCGCCTGTACCGCAAGGCCAAGGAGCAGTGGCTGCACTCGATGACGTACGCGTACCGCGACCGTCGTCAGAAGAAGCGTGAGTTCCGCAAGCTCTGGATCCAGCGCATCAACGCCGCTGCCCGCATGAACGACATCACCTACAACCGTCTCATCCACGGCCTGAAGCTGGCCGAGATCGATGTCGACCGCAAGATCCTGGCCGAGCTCGCCGTCAGCGATTTCGCCGCTTTCTCCGCTCTGTGCGAGGCCGCCAAGGCCGCCCTGCCGGAGGACGTCAACGCACCGAAGGTCGCCGCCTAG
- a CDS encoding TM2 domain-containing protein: MSTPFGNDNQVFYDKDGLPIPPPFHPADRTYPAPGPHYAPMPGRPTVTSPQFVSEKSQVVAALLAFFLGTLGVHNFYLGYTRKGVTQLLLTVVGWLTSLLLIGFVFLAVVGVWALIEFILILLRSGAMGRDARGLPLN; the protein is encoded by the coding sequence GTGTCCACCCCCTTCGGCAACGACAACCAGGTCTTCTACGACAAGGACGGGCTTCCCATCCCGCCCCCATTCCATCCCGCCGACCGGACGTACCCGGCGCCCGGCCCGCATTACGCACCGATGCCCGGCCGGCCGACGGTGACGTCCCCGCAGTTCGTCTCCGAGAAGTCTCAGGTGGTGGCGGCGCTGCTCGCCTTCTTCCTTGGCACTCTGGGAGTGCACAACTTCTACCTGGGCTACACCCGCAAGGGCGTCACCCAGCTGCTGCTGACCGTCGTCGGCTGGCTGACCTCCCTCCTCCTGATCGGCTTCGTCTTCCTTGCCGTGGTCGGTGTCTGGGCCCTCATCGAGTTCATCCTGATTCTCCTGCGCTCGGGTGCCATGGGCCGCGATGCCCGCGGCCTGCCGCTGAATTAA
- a CDS encoding TrmH family RNA methyltransferase yields MALDFLDPFTERTPRIVNAAKLHRAKERRKAERFLVEGENAVDAAVATGAATDIFVTEQAAQRFRHIVQAAGHMGVYTHAIDERAAKSLSDTVTSTGLYAICTPVLWTTGKALGRAPKLVTVPVETSEPGNAGTLMRVSDAMGADAVLFAGETVDPQSGKAARASAGSLFHVPVARNTDVKDVLGQVRAKGLTILATAADGEVDLDDAEDLLAQPTAWLFGNEAHGLGEELLAQADHRVRIPIRGRAESLNLATAAAICLYESARVQARTSD; encoded by the coding sequence ATGGCACTCGATTTCCTGGACCCTTTCACCGAGCGGACCCCGCGCATCGTCAACGCGGCCAAGCTGCACCGCGCGAAGGAGCGTCGGAAAGCGGAACGCTTCCTGGTCGAGGGGGAGAACGCCGTCGACGCCGCCGTCGCCACCGGTGCGGCCACCGACATCTTCGTCACCGAGCAGGCGGCGCAGCGCTTCCGGCACATCGTCCAGGCCGCCGGCCACATGGGCGTTTACACGCACGCCATCGATGAGCGCGCGGCGAAGTCGCTGTCCGACACGGTGACCTCGACGGGCCTGTACGCGATCTGCACGCCCGTGCTGTGGACCACCGGCAAGGCCCTGGGCCGCGCACCCAAGCTGGTCACCGTCCCGGTCGAGACCTCGGAGCCGGGCAATGCCGGCACCCTGATGCGGGTCTCCGACGCGATGGGCGCCGACGCCGTGCTCTTCGCCGGCGAAACCGTCGATCCACAGTCCGGGAAGGCCGCCCGCGCCTCCGCAGGCTCACTTTTCCATGTTCCGGTGGCCCGCAACACCGACGTCAAGGACGTCCTCGGCCAGGTCCGCGCCAAGGGGTTGACCATCCTGGCGACCGCGGCCGACGGGGAAGTGGATCTCGACGACGCCGAGGATCTGCTGGCGCAGCCGACCGCGTGGCTCTTCGGCAACGAGGCCCACGGTCTCGGCGAGGAGCTGCTGGCGCAGGCCGACCACCGCGTGCGCATCCCCATTCGCGGCCGCGCCGAGTCCCTCAACCTTGCGACGGCGGCGGCGATCTGCCTCTACGAGTCCGCCCGCGTGCAGGCCCGTACGTCGGACTGA
- the pheS gene encoding phenylalanine--tRNA ligase subunit alpha yields the protein MSDQPDIELTEAALQAAADKAIAAFDAAATSEELADARREHLGEASFIAKARQAIGTLPKNERKDAGRFVNMARGRAEKHQAQVADRLAAAEKEAQLAAETVDVTVPTTRSQTGAMHPITTLKENIADIFLGMGWEIAEGPEVEAEYFNFDALNFLPDHPARTLQDTFHVNAEDSQQVMRTHTSPVQVRSMLERGVPIYIACPGRVFRTDELDATHTPVFHQVEGLAVDKGLTMAHLRGTLDHLAKVLFGPETRTRMRTNYFPFTEPSAEVDVWFPNKKGGAGWIEWGGCGMVNPNVLRAVGVDPTEYTGFAFGMGLERTLQFRNGLSDMRDMVEGDVRFTLPFGVQA from the coding sequence GTGTCTGATCAGCCTGATATTGAATTGACCGAGGCCGCCCTGCAGGCGGCGGCTGACAAGGCGATCGCCGCCTTTGACGCGGCCGCCACCTCCGAAGAGCTCGCCGACGCCCGCCGTGAACACCTCGGTGAGGCCTCCTTCATCGCGAAGGCCCGCCAGGCCATCGGCACCCTGCCGAAGAATGAGCGCAAGGACGCGGGCCGCTTCGTCAACATGGCCCGCGGCCGTGCGGAGAAGCACCAGGCCCAGGTCGCCGATCGTCTCGCGGCCGCCGAAAAGGAGGCGCAGCTCGCGGCCGAAACCGTCGACGTCACGGTCCCGACGACCCGCTCCCAGACCGGCGCGATGCACCCGATCACCACGCTCAAGGAGAACATCGCCGACATCTTCCTCGGCATGGGCTGGGAAATCGCCGAAGGCCCGGAGGTCGAGGCCGAGTACTTCAACTTCGACGCCCTCAACTTCCTGCCCGACCACCCGGCCCGCACCCTGCAGGACACCTTCCACGTCAACGCGGAGGACTCCCAGCAGGTCATGCGCACCCACACTTCCCCGGTGCAGGTGCGCTCCATGCTCGAGCGCGGCGTGCCCATCTACATCGCGTGCCCGGGCCGCGTCTTCCGCACCGATGAACTTGACGCCACCCACACCCCGGTCTTCCACCAGGTGGAGGGGCTGGCCGTCGACAAGGGCCTGACCATGGCACACCTGCGCGGCACCCTCGACCACCTGGCCAAGGTCCTCTTCGGCCCGGAGACCAGGACCCGCATGCGCACCAACTACTTCCCGTTCACCGAGCCCTCCGCCGAGGTCGACGTGTGGTTCCCCAACAAGAAGGGCGGCGCCGGCTGGATCGAGTGGGGCGGCTGCGGAATGGTCAACCCGAACGTCCTGCGCGCCGTCGGCGTGGACCCGACCGAGTACACCGGTTTCGCTTTCGGCATGGGCCTGGAGCGCACCCTGCAGTTCCGCAACGGCCTGTCCGACATGCGCGACATGGTCGAGGGCGACGTCCGCTTCACCCTGCCGTTCGGCGTTCAGGCATAA
- the pheT gene encoding phenylalanine--tRNA ligase subunit beta — MYIARNWLTGLIRSMDEAQQDWTIDDAELDAGFVRVGFETEGYAPIEETAGDLVIGRVSRIEELTEFKKPIRYCQVDVGQANGTGEPQGIICGARNFAEGDLVVVALPGTVLPGGFEIASRETYGHLSNGMICSAAELGFTDKQNSGIIVLSEEYGQPGDDAKPLVQLDDTVFEVNVTPDRGYALSARGLAREITSAFDLAYADPAENPSVAGLDLAAVPAAEGTLIDIDVRPETSTLRFGLRKVSGIDPAAESPFWLQRELMLLGARPVNAATDVTNYVMFLLGQPMHAFDADKVAGALTIRNAVAGEKFETLDHVVRELSDEDVVICDAEGIQSLAGVMGGTTSEISGTTTDVYFEAATWDPRTVARTSRRHKLTSEASRRFERGVDPAIVEAALDYACALLVQIAGGTVETGRTLVGGVATAEPIELRVSHPSELIGVDYSRETVVKRLGEVGCAVVDEGETLSVTAPTWRTDISMAEDLIEEIVRLEGLDDIPLILPTPVGGRGLSPAQRRERAITHALAHHGYAEILPTPFVANDVFDVWGLAADDERRRTVTVQNPLDSDYAVLGTTLLPSMLEAVTRNVARGRTDLSLYGVQQVAFHRADRTPMPDVTVHPDEETVREVIDSLPYQPLHVATVGVGEIVRTGPWGEGRAYGWADAVESARVVARSAGVELQVRNGATLPWHPGRCAELLVDGAVVGHAGELHPQILKDLGLPERTCAMELDVDALPLREVLPAPVLSSYPALHQDIALVVDEGVPAEEVRAVVEEGAGELLESVELFDVFRGEQLGEGKKSLALKLLFRAPDRTLTDEEANVHRLAAADLAQERLGATLRA; from the coding sequence ATGTACATCGCACGTAACTGGCTGACCGGCCTGATCCGCTCCATGGACGAGGCGCAGCAGGACTGGACCATCGACGACGCCGAGCTCGACGCGGGCTTCGTCCGGGTCGGCTTCGAGACCGAGGGCTACGCCCCGATCGAGGAGACCGCCGGTGACCTCGTCATCGGTCGGGTGTCCCGGATCGAGGAGCTCACCGAGTTCAAGAAGCCGATCCGCTACTGCCAGGTCGACGTCGGACAGGCCAACGGCACCGGTGAGCCGCAGGGCATCATCTGCGGCGCCCGCAACTTCGCCGAGGGTGACCTCGTCGTCGTCGCGCTGCCGGGCACCGTCCTACCCGGCGGCTTCGAGATCGCCTCCCGCGAGACCTACGGCCACCTTTCCAACGGCATGATCTGCTCGGCCGCGGAGCTGGGATTCACCGACAAACAGAACTCCGGCATCATCGTCCTGTCCGAGGAGTACGGCCAGCCGGGCGACGACGCCAAGCCGCTGGTCCAGCTCGACGACACCGTCTTCGAGGTCAACGTCACCCCGGACCGCGGCTACGCCCTCTCCGCCCGCGGCCTGGCCCGCGAGATCACCAGCGCCTTCGACCTGGCCTACGCCGACCCCGCGGAGAACCCGTCCGTCGCCGGCCTCGACCTGGCCGCGGTGCCGGCGGCCGAGGGCACGCTCATCGACATCGACGTCCGTCCCGAGACCAGCACGCTGCGCTTCGGCCTGCGCAAGGTCTCCGGCATCGACCCGGCCGCCGAGTCCCCGTTCTGGCTCCAGCGCGAACTCATGCTGCTCGGCGCCCGCCCGGTCAACGCCGCCACCGACGTGACCAACTACGTCATGTTCCTGCTCGGCCAGCCGATGCACGCCTTCGACGCCGACAAGGTCGCAGGCGCCCTGACCATCCGCAACGCGGTGGCGGGGGAGAAGTTCGAGACCCTCGACCATGTGGTGCGCGAACTCTCCGACGAGGACGTCGTCATCTGCGACGCCGAGGGCATCCAGTCCCTGGCCGGTGTCATGGGCGGCACCACCTCGGAGATCTCCGGGACCACCACCGACGTCTACTTCGAGGCCGCCACCTGGGATCCGCGCACCGTCGCGCGCACCTCGCGTCGCCACAAGCTGACCTCTGAGGCGTCCCGGCGCTTCGAGCGCGGCGTCGACCCGGCCATCGTCGAGGCGGCCCTCGACTACGCCTGCGCCCTGCTCGTGCAGATCGCCGGCGGCACCGTCGAGACCGGTCGCACCCTCGTCGGGGGCGTCGCCACCGCCGAGCCGATCGAGCTGCGCGTGAGCCACCCCTCCGAGCTCATCGGCGTCGACTACTCCCGCGAGACCGTGGTCAAGCGTCTCGGCGAGGTTGGCTGCGCGGTCGTTGATGAGGGTGAGACCCTCTCGGTCACCGCCCCGACCTGGCGCACCGACATCTCCATGGCCGAGGACCTCATCGAGGAGATCGTCCGTCTCGAGGGCCTCGACGACATCCCGCTGATCCTGCCGACCCCCGTCGGCGGCCGCGGCCTGTCACCGGCGCAGAGGCGGGAGCGCGCCATCACCCACGCGCTGGCGCACCACGGCTACGCGGAGATCCTGCCGACGCCCTTCGTCGCCAACGACGTCTTCGACGTCTGGGGCCTGGCCGCCGACGACGAACGCCGCCGGACCGTCACAGTCCAGAACCCGCTGGACTCCGACTACGCCGTGCTGGGCACGACGCTGCTGCCTAGCATGCTCGAGGCCGTCACCCGCAACGTCGCCCGCGGTCGCACGGATCTGAGCCTCTACGGCGTCCAGCAGGTCGCCTTCCACCGGGCGGACAGGACCCCGATGCCGGACGTGACCGTCCACCCGGACGAGGAGACCGTCCGCGAGGTCATCGATTCCCTGCCGTACCAGCCGCTGCACGTGGCCACCGTCGGTGTCGGTGAGATCGTCCGCACCGGCCCGTGGGGCGAGGGTCGGGCCTACGGCTGGGCCGACGCCGTCGAGTCCGCGCGTGTCGTGGCGCGTTCCGCCGGCGTTGAGCTTCAGGTGCGAAACGGTGCCACCCTGCCGTGGCACCCGGGCCGCTGCGCGGAGCTGCTTGTCGACGGCGCCGTCGTCGGCCACGCCGGTGAACTCCACCCGCAGATTCTCAAGGACCTGGGCCTGCCGGAGCGCACCTGCGCCATGGAGCTCGACGTTGACGCCCTGCCGCTGCGGGAGGTGCTGCCGGCGCCGGTCCTGTCCTCCTACCCGGCGCTGCACCAGGACATCGCCCTGGTCGTCGACGAGGGCGTCCCGGCGGAAGAGGTGCGCGCGGTCGTCGAGGAAGGCGCCGGCGAGCTGCTCGAATCCGTCGAGCTCTTCGACGTCTTCCGCGGTGAGCAGCTGGGTGAGGGGAAGAAGTCCCTGGCCCTGAAGCTGCTCTTCCGCGCCCCGGATCGCACCCTCACGGACGAGGAGGCCAACGTCCACCGGCTCGCCGCCGCCGACCTGGCCCAGGAGCGACTGGGCGCCACGCTGCGTGCGTAA
- the argC gene encoding N-acetyl-gamma-glutamyl-phosphate reductase, protein MTIKVAVAGATGYAGGEILRLLLGHPKYLSGELEIGALTGNSNAGQHVVTLMPHLPQLADRVIEETTPETLSGHDVVFLGLPHGHSAEIGSQLPEDTLVIDCAADFRLKDKQEWDRFYGGTWAGSWPYGIPEMPGHREELQNAARIAVPGCFPTGATLAVLPAVSAGLIVPDIAVTSITGVSGAGKKAAVPLLGSETMGSLKAYNTAGKHRHTPEMEQNLSEYTDQDVTVSFTPVLAPLPRGILTTAIAPLVDGVTQDVVTKTYQGFYEGEPFIQILPEGQQPQTQHVVGSNLCQIQVEVDERAGKLLMTSALDNLTKGTGGAAVQCMNIALGYEETAGLPQAGVAP, encoded by the coding sequence ATGACAATCAAGGTAGCGGTAGCAGGGGCGACCGGATATGCAGGCGGCGAAATCCTCCGCCTCCTGCTCGGCCACCCGAAGTATCTCTCGGGCGAGCTGGAGATCGGCGCCCTGACCGGAAATTCCAACGCGGGCCAGCACGTCGTGACGCTCATGCCGCATCTGCCGCAGCTCGCCGACCGGGTCATCGAGGAGACCACCCCGGAGACCCTCTCCGGCCACGACGTCGTGTTCCTCGGCCTGCCGCACGGTCACTCAGCGGAGATCGGCAGCCAGCTGCCGGAGGATACGCTGGTCATCGACTGTGCCGCGGACTTCCGCCTCAAGGACAAGCAGGAATGGGACCGCTTCTACGGCGGCACCTGGGCCGGATCCTGGCCCTACGGCATCCCGGAGATGCCGGGCCACCGGGAGGAGCTCCAGAACGCCGCGCGCATCGCGGTTCCGGGCTGCTTCCCGACGGGCGCGACGCTGGCGGTCCTGCCGGCCGTCTCCGCCGGGCTCATCGTCCCGGACATCGCCGTCACCTCCATCACCGGCGTCTCCGGTGCGGGCAAGAAGGCGGCCGTTCCGCTGCTCGGCTCCGAGACCATGGGCAGCCTCAAGGCCTACAACACCGCCGGCAAGCACCGTCACACCCCGGAGATGGAGCAGAACCTTTCGGAGTACACCGATCAGGACGTCACCGTCTCCTTCACCCCGGTGCTGGCCCCGCTGCCGCGCGGCATCCTCACCACGGCGATTGCGCCGCTGGTCGACGGCGTCACCCAGGACGTCGTCACGAAGACCTACCAGGGCTTCTATGAGGGGGAGCCTTTCATCCAGATCCTGCCGGAGGGGCAGCAGCCGCAAACCCAGCACGTCGTCGGCTCGAACCTCTGCCAGATCCAGGTCGAGGTCGACGAGCGGGCCGGCAAACTGCTGATGACCTCCGCCCTCGACAACCTCACCAAGGGCACCGGCGGCGCCGCCGTCCAGTGCATGAACATCGCCCTGGGCTACGAGGAGACCGCAGGCCTCCCCCAGGCCGGCGTCGCCCCCTAA
- the argJ gene encoding bifunctional glutamate N-acetyltransferase/amino-acid acetyltransferase ArgJ translates to MSTTGVTAPAGFTAAATAAGIKPSGNPDMALVVNEGPDFGAAAVYTRNKVQASPVKYSRRVLADGQIRAVLFNAGNANACNGVQGDRDTEASAEEAGRALGLGAADVAVCSTGLIGEPLPMTKLLAGVGPLARNLGDGGQAAAEAIMTTDTVSKQSVFGGEGWTLGGMGKGVGMMAPSLATMLVLLTTDAVASPEALDEALRKAMGTTFNTLDIDGATSTNDTVIIMSSGASGVTPAQAELDEAVLAVCSDLADQMQADAEGVTKRVGITVTGARDEEQALNAARTIGRDSLVKTAMFGSDPNWGRVLAAVGMAEADMNADNISVSFNGHMVCERSTGTPNAREVDLSGPDVTVVVDLGTGGAGTATVRTTDLSHAYVEINSAYTT, encoded by the coding sequence ATGAGCACCACTGGCGTCACCGCCCCCGCCGGCTTCACCGCCGCCGCCACCGCCGCCGGCATCAAGCCCTCCGGCAACCCCGACATGGCACTCGTCGTCAACGAGGGGCCGGATTTCGGCGCCGCCGCCGTCTACACCCGCAACAAGGTGCAGGCGTCACCGGTGAAGTACTCCCGCCGGGTGCTCGCCGACGGCCAGATCAGGGCCGTCCTGTTCAACGCCGGCAACGCCAACGCGTGCAACGGGGTCCAGGGGGACCGCGACACCGAGGCCTCCGCCGAGGAAGCCGGCCGGGCACTGGGCCTGGGCGCCGCCGACGTCGCGGTGTGCTCCACCGGGCTCATCGGCGAGCCGCTGCCGATGACCAAGCTGCTCGCGGGCGTCGGCCCGCTCGCCCGGAATCTGGGTGATGGCGGCCAGGCCGCCGCCGAGGCGATCATGACCACCGACACCGTCTCCAAGCAGTCCGTCTTCGGCGGCGAAGGATGGACCCTCGGGGGCATGGGCAAGGGCGTGGGCATGATGGCCCCCTCCCTGGCCACCATGCTCGTGCTGCTGACGACCGACGCCGTCGCCTCCCCGGAGGCGCTCGACGAGGCGCTGCGCAAGGCCATGGGCACCACCTTCAATACCCTCGACATCGACGGCGCGACCTCCACCAACGACACCGTCATCATCATGTCCTCCGGCGCCTCGGGGGTGACCCCGGCGCAGGCGGAGCTCGACGAGGCCGTCCTCGCGGTCTGCTCGGATCTCGCCGATCAGATGCAGGCCGACGCCGAGGGCGTGACCAAGCGCGTCGGCATCACCGTCACCGGCGCCCGGGACGAGGAACAGGCCCTCAACGCCGCCCGCACCATCGGGCGCGACAGCCTGGTCAAGACGGCGATGTTCGGCTCCGACCCGAACTGGGGTCGCGTGCTCGCCGCCGTCGGCATGGCCGAGGCCGACATGAACGCCGACAACATCTCCGTCAGTTTCAACGGGCACATGGTCTGCGAGCGGTCCACCGGCACCCCGAACGCCCGCGAGGTGGACCTGTCCGGCCCCGACGTCACCGTCGTCGTCGACCTGGGCACCGGGGGAGCCGGGACCGCCACCGTGCGCACCACCGACCTGTCCCACGCCTACGTCGAGATCAACTCGGCGTACACGACCTAG
- the argB gene encoding acetylglutamate kinase, translating to MTTNPSKVTAGLTSEVRATVLAEALPWLQHFRDKIIVVKYGGNAMVDDELKAAFAADMVLLRSIGAKPVVVHGGGPQITDMLGRLGLDGEFKGGFRVTTPEVMEVVRMVLFGQVGRDLVGLINSHGPYAVGTTGEDASLFTAEKRLVDVAGEMTDIGLVGDIVDVDPAAIMGLVDAGRIPVVSGIAPGRDGNVYNINADSAAGALAEAIGADRLVILTNVEGLYTDWPNRDSLVSKIETGKLRQLLPDLDAGMIPKMEACLRAVEGGVHGAHVIDGRIAHSVILELLTMGGIGTMVLPDNYDRVNYPDGTVLRKDDTQ from the coding sequence ATGACCACGAACCCCTCCAAGGTGACGGCCGGCCTCACCAGTGAGGTCCGCGCCACCGTGCTCGCCGAGGCCCTGCCGTGGCTGCAGCACTTCCGGGACAAGATCATCGTCGTGAAATACGGCGGCAACGCCATGGTCGACGATGAGCTCAAGGCCGCCTTCGCCGCCGACATGGTGCTGCTGCGCTCCATCGGAGCCAAGCCGGTCGTCGTCCACGGCGGCGGCCCGCAGATCACCGACATGCTCGGCAGACTGGGCCTCGACGGCGAGTTCAAGGGCGGTTTCCGGGTGACGACGCCGGAGGTCATGGAGGTCGTGCGCATGGTGCTCTTCGGGCAGGTCGGGCGCGACCTGGTCGGCCTGATCAACTCCCACGGCCCCTACGCCGTAGGCACCACGGGAGAAGATGCCAGTCTCTTCACCGCCGAGAAGCGCCTCGTCGACGTCGCCGGGGAGATGACCGACATCGGTCTGGTCGGCGACATCGTCGACGTGGACCCGGCGGCCATCATGGGGCTTGTCGACGCCGGTCGCATCCCCGTGGTCTCCGGCATCGCCCCGGGCAGGGACGGCAACGTCTACAACATCAACGCCGACTCCGCGGCCGGGGCCCTGGCGGAGGCCATCGGCGCGGATCGGCTGGTCATCCTCACCAACGTCGAGGGCCTCTACACCGACTGGCCCAACCGCGACTCGCTCGTCTCCAAGATCGAGACCGGCAAGCTGCGCCAGCTCCTGCCTGATCTCGACGCCGGCATGATCCCGAAGATGGAGGCGTGCCTGCGCGCCGTCGAGGGCGGCGTCCACGGCGCCCACGTCATCGACGGCCGCATCGCGCACTCGGTCATCCTCGAGCTGCTGACCATGGGCGGCATCGGCACCATGGTCCTCCCGGACAACTACGACCGGGTCAACTACCCCGACGGCACCGTCTTGAGAAAGGACGACACCCAGTGA
- a CDS encoding acetylornithine transaminase, whose translation MNTYGTPPIELSSGEGAIVTDADGRDYIDLLAGIAVNALGHGHPAIVEAVSQQVATLGHTSNLFVTAPAVHVAAELKKRLGAGDSTRVFFCNSGGEANEAAFKLARSTGRARVLAAVNGFHGRTMGSLALTGQPDKRKAFEPMPAGVEFYPYGDIDYLTKLVEVNPGDTAAIFLEPIQGETGVIPAPEGFLSAVRELCDDHGILMVVDEVQTGVGRSGQFFAHQIEDVIPDVVTMAKGLGGGLPIGACLATGDAAELFGPGAHGTTFGGNPVSCAAAAAVLDVVDEDFCEEVAAKGERFIDALTQLDHVVEVRGRGLMLGVVLDSPVAKQAVTAGYEHGLILNAPADNIVRLTPPLIITDEQIDEAVTRIDATLNSLD comes from the coding sequence ATGAACACCTACGGCACCCCGCCCATCGAACTGTCCTCGGGTGAGGGCGCCATCGTCACCGACGCCGACGGCCGGGACTACATCGATCTGCTCGCCGGCATCGCGGTCAACGCCCTCGGCCATGGCCACCCGGCGATCGTCGAGGCCGTCAGCCAGCAGGTCGCCACCCTCGGCCACACCTCCAACCTCTTCGTCACCGCCCCGGCCGTGCACGTGGCGGCGGAGCTCAAGAAGCGCCTGGGCGCCGGGGACTCCACCCGCGTCTTCTTCTGCAACTCCGGCGGCGAGGCCAATGAAGCGGCCTTCAAGCTGGCCCGCTCCACCGGCCGAGCCCGGGTCCTGGCCGCCGTCAACGGCTTCCACGGCCGCACCATGGGTTCGCTCGCGCTGACCGGCCAGCCGGACAAGCGCAAGGCCTTCGAGCCGATGCCCGCCGGTGTCGAGTTCTACCCCTACGGCGACATCGACTACCTGACCAAGCTGGTCGAGGTGAACCCGGGCGACACCGCCGCCATCTTCCTGGAGCCGATTCAGGGCGAGACCGGCGTCATCCCCGCGCCGGAGGGCTTCCTCAGCGCGGTGCGTGAACTCTGCGACGACCACGGCATTCTCATGGTCGTCGACGAGGTCCAGACCGGCGTCGGCCGGAGCGGGCAGTTCTTCGCCCACCAGATCGAGGACGTCATTCCGGACGTCGTCACCATGGCCAAGGGCCTCGGCGGCGGCCTGCCCATCGGCGCCTGCCTGGCAACCGGCGACGCCGCCGAACTTTTCGGCCCGGGCGCCCACGGCACCACCTTCGGGGGAAACCCGGTCTCCTGCGCCGCGGCCGCCGCCGTGCTCGACGTCGTCGACGAGGACTTCTGCGAGGAGGTCGCCGCCAAGGGTGAGCGCTTCATCGACGCGCTCACCCAGCTCGACCACGTCGTCGAGGTCCGCGGTCGGGGACTCATGCTGGGCGTGGTGCTGGACAGCCCCGTCGCCAAGCAGGCGGTCACCGCCGGCTACGAGCACGGCCTCATCCTCAACGCGCCCGCCGACAACATCGTCCGGCTGACCCCGCCGCTGATCATCACGGATGAACAGATCGACGAGGCCGTCACCCGTATCGACGCGACGCTCAACTCTCTCGATTAA